In one window of Arachis ipaensis cultivar K30076 chromosome B06, Araip1.1, whole genome shotgun sequence DNA:
- the LOC107646594 gene encoding uncharacterized protein LOC107646594 produces MIAGHYLIVQRWRPFFLTTENHVRKIAAWIRIPNLPIKLYNHHFLWRVGSTIRHMLKIDRATSIHSRGKFARICVKIDLSKKLVPRISILGSTLNIEYEGLHLIYFSCEKYGYKVEQCSEAGEHKLDQLVVEMAGEEERATAARRRADVSTGEVDRETPANQERIDDHIVQRINKNPPDFGPWMMVRRNQRRKQEEIPRKNKKQIQISNVMPNKETNGSMKNTFNEGGSRFNALYEERDNEMQDNLQPKEAMQSGSKLANSNQALKKNLSHKGLDCPKPINQAPDRALVSTLPRSNRSNIGPLNQTRNQLNKEEGAKVVLRKPGAGRNPQGPQKTAALKIGPMLTKKGFKPKQKMMDKGSLSLWAAIHSMDNAVSSSSKSTDREIMEGVILDRMREKILCRGTPVLTVEDGDGRWAPSEQPGTIKEGNKNSTKGKEPMFHAKASEDMEGSAWRAAPSPSSEAWNCREAGGKGFSTLIRDLRKDLDVNFVILMEIHISGVRGERVRNRFGLNGSFVMEARGQSGGASIQHLPNLRSDHSPLFLCLAPQASPNKGRRPFRFLAAWLDHSDFDNVVNRGWNLQGNWNSCMEDFQQVLQNWNHNVFGTDLCRLVDRIFNRPSEVRDINETLITLIPKVEPIISLKQMCPISLCNVSYKVITKVLSRRLRGIMEKVVKPTQSNFIPGMHTSDNIIITQEVTNCMRNRKGKKCWMAIKIDLEKAYDRLKWSFIKDTLQDIGLPEYMMNIIYACILTTRMRVLWNGEVLEEFAPSRGIRQGDPLSPYLFVLYIEHLSQLISVAMEMDV; encoded by the exons ATGATAGCAGGACACTATCTTATTGTTCAAAGATGGAGACCTTTTTTCCTAACGACCGAGAACCATGTGAGAAAGATTGCGGCCTGGATTCGCATCCCCAACCTCCCTATTAAGCTATATAACCACCACTTCTTATGGAGGGTAGGATCTACTATTAGGCATATGCTGAAAATTGATCGCGCTACTTCTATACATTCGAGAGGAAAATTCGCGAGGATTTGCGTCAAGATTGACTTGTCAAAGAAATTAGTACCCAGAATATCTATCCTTGGAAGTACGCTTAATATTGAATACGAAGGTCTACATCTCATCTACTTCTCTTGTGAAAAATATGGCTATAAGGTGGAGCAGTGTAGTGAAGCTGGTGAACATAAGCTAGATCAACTGGTGGTGGAGATGGCAGGCGAGGAGGAGAGAGCGACGGCGGCAAGGAGAAGGGCTGATGTTAGCACTGGGGAAGTGGATCGAGAAACTCCAGCTAATCAGGAACGCATTGATGATCATATCGTGCAACGGATAAATAAGAATCCCCCTGATTTTGGTCCCTGGATGATGGTAAGAAGGAACCAAAGAAGGAAACAGGAGGAAATCCcgaggaaaaataaaaaacaaattcaaatcTCTAATGTCATGCCTAATAAGGAAACTAACGGTAGTATGAAGAACACCTTTAATGAGGGAGGATCCAGATTTAATGCCTTGTATGAAGAAAGGGATAATGAGATGCAGGATAATTTGCAACCGAAAGAGGCCATGCAAAGTGGATCCAAATTGGCAAACTCAAACCAGGCCTTGAAAAAGAATCTCTCTCATAAAGGACTAGATTGTCCCAAGCCTATTAACCAGGCCCCTGACCGAGCTCTTGTCTCAACTCTTCCCAGATCTAATAGGAGCAATATTGGGCCGTTGAATCAAACCCGAAACCAATTGAACAAAGAGGAAGGAGCTAAAGTGGTTCTAAGGAAAccaggagcgggtagaaacccGCAGGGACCCCAAAAAACTGCTGCCCTGAAGATTGGGCCTATGCTAACAAAAAAAGGCTTTAAACCCAAACAAAAAATGATGGACAAGGGTTCACTCTCCTTATGGGCTGCTATCCATAGCATGGACAACGCGGTGTCTTCATCCTCCAAGAGCACTGATCGAGAGATTATGGAAGGAGTCATTCTTGATAGGATGAGGGAA AAAATTCTGTGCCGTGGTACCCCTGTGTTGACGGTGGAGGATGGAGACGGTAGATGGGCTCCAAGCGAACAACCAGGCACAATCAAGGAGGGAAATAAAAATTCTACCAAGGGTAAGGAACCGATGTTCCATGCAAAGGCTTCCGAGGATATGGAGGGCAGCGCATGGAGGGCAGCGCCTAGTCCGTCTAGTGAAG CTTGGAACTGTAGAGAAGCTGGAGGTAAGGGATTTTCTACTCTTATTAGAGATCTAAGGAAGGACCTGGATGTGAATTTTGTTATTTTGATGGAAATCCACATTAGCGGTGTTCGGGGAGAAAGGGTTAGGAACAGATTTGGTCTAAATGGTAGCTTTGTGATGGAGGCGCGAGGGCAGTCAGGAG GGGCTTCCATCCAACACTTGCCAAACCTGAGGTCTGATCACTCTCCTCTCTTCCTTTGTCTTGCCCCTCAGGCCTCTCCTAATAAGGGAAGGAGGCCTTTCAGATTTTTGGCCGCCTGGCTGGACCACTCTGACTTTGACAACGTCGTTAACAGAGGTTGGAACCTTCAGGGGAACTGGAACTCATGTATGGAAGACTTCCAGCAGGTGTTACAAAATTGGAACCATAATGTCTTTG GAACGGACCTGTGCAGACTGGTGGATAGAATTTTCAACAGGCCTTCGGAGGTCAGGGATATTAATGAGACCCTTATCACTCTCATTCCAAAGGTCGAACCTATAATATCCCTGAAGCAAATGTGTCCTATCTCACTATGCAATGTCTCCTATAAAGTCATTACTAAAGTCCTATCGAGGAGACTGAGAGGAATCATGGAGAAAGTGGTGAAGCCGACTCAGAGCAACTTTATTCCAGGAATGCATACCTCAGATAATATTATTATCACCCAGGAAGTCACAAACTGCATGCGAAATAGGAAAGGCAAGAAGTGTTGGATGGCAATCAAGATCGACTTAGAGAAGGCGTATGACAGGCTGAAGTGGAGCTTTATCAAGGATACCTTGCAGGATATTGGGCTGCCAGAGTATATGATGAACATTATATATGCTTGTATCTTGACGACTAGGATGAGGGTTTTATGGAATGGTGAAGTTTTAGAGGAGTTCGCCCCCTCTAGAGGCATCCGACAGGGGGACCCACTCTCACCCTACTTGTTTGTTCTCTATATTGAGCACCTATCTCAACTTATCAGTGTGGCAATGGAAATGGATGTATGA